A DNA window from Stutzerimonas stutzeri contains the following coding sequences:
- a CDS encoding O-antigen ligase family protein yields the protein MLSLTGESRQLGWPRTACAALAFCALFALLVGRIWWFGEASTWAGFIRATLFLCLALSLLDASVFRQCLKQNYLLWAAAALLAYIAVSSIWLGDGKTMRRVVLVSAFFIALAHAADQRQSHWAVLISATGIASVMACAVTLWDLWHAGSLDLGNRAAAISDSGIKGLAEFENSVLASLQMAFSLVLIVWLYLIAKRRSIQCFWLLCAVVTSVYVFGTLGRSGWLAAAVAVVVLVTVLATKQQRYAFWGGVLVTATLAVVFFHERIAYELFTRQLTHRDEIWRMVFGLMPGKWLLGYGADASIESLLGLQKLGGSETLINHAHSLYVEVIFNYGLLGLAAFVTVLAGSIRRLWLNHKNPLSALWLSILCGAAAAIGVDFSSFLSTPNLVWLWVWLPVAFACALPSASLRSGLKQFKAGDHGAAAC from the coding sequence ATGTTGTCCTTAACGGGCGAATCGCGGCAATTGGGCTGGCCCCGAACTGCTTGTGCTGCATTGGCTTTCTGCGCGCTGTTTGCGCTTTTGGTAGGCCGGATATGGTGGTTTGGTGAGGCAAGCACCTGGGCCGGGTTCATACGCGCCACCTTGTTCCTCTGCCTGGCGCTAAGCCTTCTCGATGCGAGCGTTTTCAGGCAATGCCTCAAGCAAAACTATTTGCTATGGGCCGCTGCAGCTTTGTTGGCCTATATCGCAGTGAGCAGCATATGGCTCGGTGATGGCAAAACCATGCGCCGCGTAGTGCTGGTTTCAGCGTTCTTCATTGCGCTTGCCCATGCCGCCGACCAGCGGCAGAGCCATTGGGCTGTGCTTATATCGGCGACAGGGATCGCTTCCGTAATGGCCTGTGCAGTAACCCTATGGGACCTCTGGCACGCCGGCTCACTCGATTTGGGTAATCGTGCGGCTGCGATCAGCGATTCGGGCATCAAGGGGTTGGCTGAGTTCGAAAACAGCGTACTTGCATCATTACAGATGGCCTTCTCGTTGGTGTTGATCGTCTGGCTTTATTTAATCGCCAAACGCCGATCGATTCAGTGCTTTTGGTTGTTATGCGCCGTTGTCACTTCAGTTTATGTCTTCGGTACGCTAGGTCGGTCTGGGTGGCTCGCTGCTGCGGTGGCGGTGGTGGTGCTCGTTACGGTTCTAGCGACCAAGCAACAGCGATATGCTTTCTGGGGGGGCGTACTCGTTACTGCGACCTTGGCCGTTGTTTTTTTTCATGAGCGCATCGCGTATGAATTATTTACCCGCCAGCTTACCCATCGGGACGAAATCTGGCGGATGGTTTTTGGCCTAATGCCAGGTAAGTGGCTTCTTGGCTACGGGGCCGATGCAAGCATTGAGTCGCTGTTGGGGCTGCAAAAGCTTGGCGGTTCCGAAACGCTGATCAATCACGCTCATAGCCTCTATGTTGAAGTGATCTTCAACTATGGACTGCTGGGGTTGGCGGCTTTTGTAACCGTACTGGCCGGTTCGATTAGACGTCTGTGGCTCAATCACAAGAATCCACTAAGTGCGTTATGGCTTTCGATCCTGTGTGGTGCCGCGGCCGCGATAGGGGTTGATTTCAGCTCTTTCCTGTCGACTCCCAACCTCGTTTGGCTATGGGTCTGGCTACCGGTGGCTTTTGCCTGCGCATTACCAAGTGCTTCTCTTCGGAGTGGTTTGAAGCAGTTCAAGGCTGGCGATCACGGCGCCGCTGCCTGCTAA
- the hldE gene encoding bifunctional D-glycero-beta-D-manno-heptose-7-phosphate kinase/D-glycero-beta-D-manno-heptose 1-phosphate adenylyltransferase HldE: MKLSMPRFDQAAVLVVGDVMLDRYWHGGTSRISPEAPVPVVKVEQIEDRPGGAANVALNIAALGAPAALVGVTGEDEARQSLADSLAAAGVETHFQCVEDQPTIVKLRVMSRHQQLLRMDFEEQFNTDPAALLADVEGLLAGVRVLVLSDYGKGALKNHQALIQAARRHGIPVLADPKGKDFEIYRGASLITPNLGEFEAIVGHCSDEAELVSKGAELMRSLELEALLVTRGEHGMTLLRPDHAPLHLPARAREVFDVTGAGDTVISTLAAAIAAGEELPQAVALANLAAGIVVGKLGTACISAPELRRAVQREEGSERGVMTVEQLLTAVEDARAEGEKIVFTNGCFDILHAGHVTYLEQARAQGNRLVVAVNDDGSVSRLKGPGRPINSVDRRMAVLAGLEAVDWVVCFSEDTPENLLGQVRPDVLVKGGDYGVDQVVGAELVKAYGGVVKVLGLVENSSTTAIVEKIRSR; the protein is encoded by the coding sequence ATGAAACTGTCCATGCCCCGATTCGACCAAGCTGCCGTTCTGGTGGTCGGTGACGTCATGCTCGATCGTTACTGGCATGGTGGGACTTCGCGTATCTCACCGGAAGCGCCGGTGCCGGTGGTCAAGGTCGAGCAGATCGAGGATCGGCCAGGTGGTGCGGCCAACGTGGCGCTGAACATTGCGGCACTGGGTGCGCCTGCTGCACTGGTTGGTGTGACCGGTGAAGACGAAGCGCGCCAGAGTCTGGCCGACAGCCTCGCCGCGGCAGGTGTGGAGACACATTTCCAGTGCGTTGAGGATCAGCCAACCATCGTCAAGCTGCGGGTGATGAGTCGCCATCAGCAGCTGCTGCGCATGGATTTCGAAGAGCAGTTCAATACGGATCCCGCTGCGCTGCTGGCGGACGTGGAGGGCCTGTTGGCTGGCGTCAGGGTGCTGGTGCTGTCTGACTACGGCAAGGGCGCGTTGAAAAATCATCAGGCGCTGATCCAGGCCGCGCGTCGCCATGGCATCCCGGTCCTTGCCGATCCCAAGGGCAAGGACTTCGAAATCTATCGTGGCGCCTCGCTGATCACGCCGAACCTGGGCGAGTTCGAGGCGATTGTCGGGCACTGTTCCGATGAGGCCGAGCTGGTGAGCAAAGGTGCCGAACTGATGCGCTCGCTCGAGCTCGAAGCGTTGCTGGTCACCCGCGGTGAGCATGGCATGACCCTGCTGCGCCCCGATCACGCCCCGCTGCACCTGCCGGCCCGCGCCCGCGAAGTCTTCGACGTGACCGGCGCTGGCGATACCGTCATTTCGACCTTGGCTGCGGCCATCGCGGCCGGTGAAGAACTGCCGCAAGCGGTGGCTTTGGCCAACCTGGCTGCTGGCATCGTGGTCGGCAAGCTCGGTACAGCCTGCATCAGCGCGCCGGAATTGCGCCGTGCGGTGCAACGCGAAGAGGGCTCCGAGCGCGGTGTAATGACCGTCGAGCAGTTGCTCACCGCCGTTGAGGACGCCCGCGCGGAAGGAGAAAAGATCGTCTTCACCAACGGCTGCTTCGACATTCTGCATGCCGGCCACGTGACCTATCTGGAGCAGGCCCGTGCGCAAGGGAATCGTCTGGTCGTCGCAGTCAATGATGATGGCTCGGTCAGTCGCCTGAAGGGGCCGGGCCGGCCGATCAACTCGGTGGATCGCCGTATGGCGGTGCTCGCCGGGCTCGAGGCGGTGGATTGGGTGGTGTGTTTCTCGGAAGACACACCGGAGAACCTGCTAGGCCAGGTTCGTCCCGATGTGCTGGTCAAGGGCGGCGACTATGGCGTCGATCAGGTGGTTGGTGCCGAGCTGGTCAAGGCGTACGGTGGTGTGGTGAAGGTGCTGGGGCTGGTGGAAAACAGCTCGACCACTGCCATCGTCGAGAAAATTCGCAGCCGCTGA
- a CDS encoding metal ABC transporter ATPase: protein MPRVLVRKSPAAFKTLPLYVEASQDNLSYQSLGRPLNFSEVIERRRPVEVPDPGRFAIELANLGVSVRLTMSWQGREYWVLVRQQRPDRGDVVLKLISGYIPAHELNLPLLTAIQEIAEECLLETPEGWLAGRFGDTWLPTPYQASLHYREAVHFKLASQSGATRSVQCGNMVLMERPRAYVHLPTASLQLVYDMRMELPKETRQLSLFHVDERLEDDQLVARLDRSRPDIYLIPLHQGQPQDQLLQLHNGQFSSVNTRGLWLSESFAPQDGWVVRDERVRWKDWWAARPVAAAR from the coding sequence ATGCCAAGAGTTCTGGTGCGCAAGAGCCCGGCCGCATTCAAGACCCTGCCCCTCTACGTCGAGGCTAGCCAGGACAACCTGAGTTACCAGAGCCTGGGCAGGCCGCTGAACTTCAGCGAAGTGATCGAGCGGCGGCGCCCGGTTGAGGTTCCCGATCCGGGCCGCTTCGCCATCGAGCTGGCCAATCTTGGCGTGTCGGTGCGACTGACCATGAGCTGGCAGGGCCGCGAATACTGGGTATTGGTCCGTCAGCAGCGGCCGGACCGTGGCGACGTGGTCCTCAAGCTGATCTCCGGCTACATACCCGCGCACGAGCTGAACCTGCCGCTGCTCACCGCCATCCAGGAGATCGCCGAGGAATGCCTGCTGGAAACTCCAGAAGGCTGGCTGGCCGGCCGTTTCGGCGATACCTGGCTGCCCACCCCGTACCAGGCCAGCCTGCATTACCGCGAGGCGGTGCACTTCAAGCTCGCCTCCCAATCCGGCGCTACGCGCTCGGTGCAGTGCGGCAACATGGTGCTGATGGAGCGCCCGCGTGCCTATGTACACCTGCCTACGGCATCGCTGCAGCTGGTTTACGACATGCGCATGGAGCTACCTAAAGAGACGCGTCAGCTCAGTCTTTTTCACGTCGATGAGCGTTTGGAGGACGATCAGCTGGTGGCACGCCTGGACCGTAGCCGCCCGGACATCTATCTGATCCCGCTGCACCAAGGGCAGCCGCAAGATCAGCTGCTGCAACTGCACAACGGCCAGTTCAGCTCGGTGAACACCCGCGGCCTCTGGCTATCGGAAAGCTTTGCACCGCAGGATGGCTGGGTGGTACGCGACGAGCGCGTTCGCTGGAAGGATTGGTGGGCCGCAAGGCCGGTCGCAGCAGCCCGATGA
- a CDS encoding aldo/keto reductase: MTATLHDLHRPLGSTGLSISPLGLGTVKLGRDQGVKYPNGFSIPDDAEARQLLALARELGINLIDTAPAYGVSEERLGPLLAGQRDDWVIVSKVGEEFENGQSRFDFSAAHTRFSVERSLERLRTDRIELVLVHSDGNDLDILQHAEVYQTLAELKREGKILGYGLSGKTVDGGLLALQQGDCAMVTYNLNEQTERPVLDYAATHGKGILIKKALASGHACLKPGEDPVRRSFELLFGHPGVSGAIIGTINPQHLTSNVGTAAAVLTAS, from the coding sequence ATGACCGCAACGCTGCACGACCTGCACCGCCCGCTGGGCAGCACCGGCCTGAGCATCTCGCCGCTGGGTCTGGGTACGGTGAAGCTCGGCCGCGATCAGGGCGTGAAGTATCCCAACGGATTCTCTATTCCCGATGATGCAGAGGCCCGCCAACTGCTGGCCCTGGCGCGCGAACTGGGGATCAACCTGATCGACACCGCCCCGGCCTACGGGGTCAGCGAAGAGCGACTCGGCCCGCTACTGGCCGGCCAGCGTGACGACTGGGTGATCGTCAGCAAGGTCGGTGAGGAATTCGAGAACGGCCAGTCGCGCTTCGATTTTTCCGCCGCACACACGCGCTTCTCGGTCGAGCGCAGCCTCGAGCGGCTGCGCACCGACCGCATCGAGCTGGTGCTGGTGCATTCCGACGGCAACGACCTGGATATCCTGCAGCACGCCGAGGTCTACCAGACCCTGGCCGAACTCAAGCGCGAGGGCAAAATTCTCGGCTACGGCTTGTCCGGCAAGACCGTCGACGGCGGGCTGCTGGCCCTGCAGCAGGGCGACTGCGCGATGGTCACCTACAACCTCAACGAGCAGACCGAGCGTCCGGTGCTCGACTACGCTGCAACCCATGGCAAGGGCATCCTGATCAAGAAGGCGCTGGCCAGCGGACACGCGTGCCTCAAGCCGGGCGAAGACCCGGTGCGTCGCAGTTTCGAGCTGCTGTTCGGCCATCCGGGCGTCAGTGGCGCGATCATCGGCACTATCAATCCGCAGCATTTGACGTCTAACGTAGGGACTGCTGCCGCCGTTCTGACTGCAAGCTGA
- a CDS encoding NAD(P)/FAD-dependent oxidoreductase — MPESLSTDVLIVGGGVAGLWLNARLRRQGFATLLVDKGTLGGGQSVKSQGIIHGGTKYALSGALTGASEAIAEMPRRWREALEGKGELDLTGVRLLSDAHYLWSPGTLAGNLTSFFASKAVRSRVGQVKGDELPPALQHPKFKGKVYRLSELVLDVPSLIARLAELAGDSLLAGQQIEPLLDGDELVGLRVDGREIRAQRIVFSAGGGTAELLASLGLQQPAMQRRPLHMVIVKAPTLKPLYAHCLGGGTKPRITVTSHPAADGEWVWYLGGDLAEADGVARDEASQIVAAKKELAELVPWIDLSAAHWATLRIDRAEPAQSALARPDNAFLAEQGRLLVGWPTKLALSPDFSDRVEAALARDGIRPGEHPALPELPRPPLTGPFWEGLLP, encoded by the coding sequence ATGCCTGAATCCCTCAGCACCGACGTCCTGATCGTTGGCGGCGGCGTCGCCGGTCTCTGGCTCAACGCGCGCTTGCGCAGACAAGGTTTTGCCACGCTACTGGTGGACAAAGGGACGCTCGGCGGCGGCCAGAGCGTGAAGTCCCAGGGCATCATTCACGGCGGCACCAAGTACGCTTTGAGCGGCGCGCTGACCGGCGCCTCCGAAGCTATTGCCGAGATGCCGCGCCGCTGGCGCGAGGCTCTCGAAGGCAAGGGAGAGCTGGACCTTACTGGCGTGCGCCTGCTCTCCGATGCGCATTACCTCTGGTCGCCCGGCACCCTGGCTGGCAACCTCACCAGCTTCTTCGCCAGCAAGGCGGTGCGCTCGCGGGTCGGCCAGGTCAAGGGCGACGAACTTCCGCCCGCGCTGCAGCACCCCAAATTCAAAGGCAAGGTCTACCGCCTCAGCGAGCTAGTGCTCGATGTGCCCAGCCTGATCGCACGCCTTGCAGAGCTCGCTGGCGACAGCCTGCTCGCCGGCCAGCAGATCGAGCCGCTGCTTGATGGTGACGAGCTGGTCGGGCTGCGGGTCGACGGCCGCGAGATCCGCGCCCAGCGCATCGTCTTCAGCGCCGGCGGCGGGACTGCCGAACTGCTCGCTTCGCTCGGCCTGCAACAACCGGCCATGCAGCGCCGCCCGCTGCACATGGTCATCGTCAAGGCGCCGACGCTCAAGCCGCTCTACGCACACTGCCTGGGCGGCGGGACCAAGCCGCGAATCACCGTGACCAGCCATCCGGCGGCGGACGGCGAGTGGGTCTGGTATCTCGGTGGAGATCTGGCCGAAGCCGATGGTGTGGCGCGGGACGAAGCCAGTCAGATCGTCGCCGCGAAAAAAGAGCTGGCCGAACTGGTGCCCTGGATCGACCTCTCCGCCGCGCACTGGGCCACGCTACGCATTGATCGCGCCGAACCGGCGCAATCGGCCCTCGCCCGCCCGGACAACGCCTTCCTTGCCGAGCAAGGCCGGCTGTTGGTCGGCTGGCCGACCAAGCTGGCTCTTTCTCCGGACTTTTCCGACCGCGTCGAAGCCGCCCTCGCCCGCGACGGCATTCGCCCCGGCGAGCATCCTGCGCTGCCGGAACTGCCGCGACCACCGCTGACCGGGCCGTTCTGGGAAGGTCTGCTGCCATGA
- a CDS encoding DMT family transporter, which yields MSGYVYLAIAICAEVVATTSMKALAGFSRPLPLLLVVCGYSLSFWMLALVVKTIPVGIAYSIWAGLGIVLVSVAAALIYRQHLDLPAVLGMGLIIAGVVVIQLFSGSTGH from the coding sequence ATGTCCGGCTACGTTTACCTGGCCATCGCCATCTGCGCTGAAGTCGTTGCCACCACGTCCATGAAAGCTTTGGCAGGCTTCAGCCGCCCACTGCCATTGCTACTGGTGGTCTGCGGCTACAGCTTGTCGTTCTGGATGTTGGCATTGGTGGTCAAGACCATCCCGGTGGGGATTGCCTACTCGATCTGGGCGGGTCTGGGTATCGTGCTGGTCAGCGTCGCTGCGGCGCTGATCTATCGCCAACATCTGGACCTACCAGCGGTGCTCGGCATGGGGCTGATAATTGCCGGGGTCGTGGTGATCCAACTGTTCTCCGGCAGCACTGGCCACTGA